The Congregibacter litoralis KT71 genome contains a region encoding:
- a CDS encoding ISL3 family transposase, translating into MLDATFPGLAWEGFVPISSKTLGSSTCVIHLAPDPAQAPACAQCGALCPKVHDTQYRRVRDRDLFDYRVWLDVPVRRVRCRRCGVGRERLSWLAPRARMTERMRLHAEVLLRLLPIKHVTELTGLHWHTLKAIDKARLGRELTAPDLSRVRYLVMDEFALFKGHRYASVVMDAERRQVLWVGEGHSREAVRPFFVWLGEHCQHIEAVAMDQNTAMDLEVQAHCPQARVVYDLFHVMAKFGREVIDRVRVDQANALRQDKPARRAVKQSRWLLLRNPENLDERQAADLNELLAINRPLMITYLMKSQLKQLWYAKNERAARWRWTHWYNQALASGIEPLRRFAKNLKPYAEGIIASAVYPLNTSVLEGVNNRIKVIKRMAYGYRDSDYFFLKIKSAFPGKAR; encoded by the coding sequence ATGCTTGATGCTACGTTTCCTGGCCTCGCCTGGGAAGGGTTTGTTCCTATCTCCTCGAAGACTCTGGGCTCCAGCACTTGTGTTATCCATCTCGCTCCCGATCCAGCGCAAGCTCCGGCGTGCGCGCAGTGCGGGGCCTTGTGTCCAAAGGTTCACGATACGCAGTATCGACGGGTGAGAGACCGCGATCTGTTCGACTATCGCGTATGGTTAGATGTGCCTGTCAGGCGCGTGCGCTGCCGGCGCTGTGGTGTGGGCCGCGAACGGCTTTCCTGGTTAGCGCCCCGTGCTCGCATGACGGAGCGCATGCGTCTTCACGCGGAGGTGCTGCTACGACTGCTGCCGATCAAGCATGTCACCGAGCTCACAGGTCTGCATTGGCATACGCTTAAGGCGATTGATAAAGCACGACTGGGACGCGAGTTGACGGCCCCAGACCTGAGCCGTGTGCGTTATCTGGTGATGGACGAGTTCGCGTTATTCAAGGGGCATCGTTACGCCAGTGTTGTGATGGACGCCGAACGGCGGCAAGTACTGTGGGTCGGCGAAGGCCATTCTCGCGAAGCGGTCAGGCCCTTCTTTGTCTGGCTGGGTGAGCATTGCCAGCACATCGAAGCCGTTGCGATGGACCAAAATACCGCCATGGATCTAGAAGTGCAGGCGCACTGTCCGCAGGCGCGCGTGGTCTACGACCTCTTCCACGTGATGGCCAAGTTCGGCCGTGAAGTCATTGATCGTGTGCGAGTCGATCAGGCGAATGCGTTACGGCAGGACAAGCCGGCTCGTCGAGCGGTGAAGCAATCTAGATGGCTACTACTGCGCAACCCGGAGAATCTAGATGAACGGCAGGCGGCGGATCTCAACGAGCTCCTGGCGATTAACCGACCCTTGATGATCACATATTTGATGAAGAGCCAGCTAAAGCAGCTTTGGTATGCCAAGAACGAAAGAGCCGCTCGGTGGCGTTGGACGCATTGGTACAACCAGGCTCTGGCAAGTGGGATTGAGCCGCTCAGGCGCTTTGCAAAGAACCTGAAACCGTATGCCGAGGGCATTATTGCCAGTGCTGTTTACCCGCTAAACACGAGCGTGCTGGAAGGTGTGAATAACCGCATCAAGGTCATCAAACGAATGGCCTACGGATATCGTGATAGCGATTACTTCTTCCTCAAGATTAAATCCGCTTTTCCCGGAAAGGCGCGATGA
- a CDS encoding DUF1592 domain-containing protein: protein MDSLRKAAMLPPGQRLTVIGRSLALGSALLCLLAACAEEVAEPESPGTRAITSLMTAEQYQNSLGYIFGPGIDLQVEFAPVARTEGLLANSASIAGVSSAQLQGIQGVASSVATQVVDATHRNYLVPCQPAASDEADDLCARAFLSRVGRLLFRRALTEEETDLYVELAGNAANELEDFYAGLEIALEGLLISPEGLFVVEQVEPDPDNPGQLRLDAYSLASRLSFFLWNAGPDDELLTAAESGELQSEGGIERAVERMLASPRLTGGMRAFFDDMFAFEEVKTLAKDSTIYPEFTGVTAEDAREQTLRTVIDHLLVKEDDYRDLFTTRSSFMSPALGIIYGVPAQPGWAPHTFPEDSPRGGLLTQVSFLSLHAHPGRSSVTLRGQALRELFLCQTVPEPPPGIDFSVVSNPNSHYPTQRERVAAHLETPSCAGCHRITDPIGLSLEQFDGAGGFRLTENGATIDASGGLDGFEFDGAIGLGQALRENPELPRCLVQRVYSYGTGGPPELEARAVMDYFNEEFAQQGYRLRDLLRTVALSNAFSRVQNDPRVESAESVESAESAESIAGADDGEAATASSN from the coding sequence ATGGATTCTCTGCGTAAGGCCGCGATGCTCCCCCCGGGGCAGCGGCTCACTGTTATTGGTCGTTCCCTGGCATTAGGTAGTGCCCTGCTGTGTCTGCTGGCCGCCTGTGCCGAAGAGGTGGCGGAGCCCGAGAGCCCCGGTACCCGGGCTATCACCAGTCTTATGACCGCCGAGCAGTACCAGAACTCCCTGGGCTACATCTTTGGGCCGGGCATTGATTTGCAGGTGGAGTTTGCGCCGGTGGCGCGCACCGAAGGCCTCCTCGCCAACAGCGCCTCTATTGCCGGGGTCAGTAGCGCCCAGCTTCAGGGTATCCAGGGTGTCGCTTCCAGCGTCGCCACGCAGGTTGTGGACGCGACCCATCGCAACTACCTCGTACCTTGCCAGCCCGCAGCTAGCGATGAGGCCGACGATCTGTGCGCGCGAGCGTTTCTCAGCCGTGTGGGTCGCCTGCTGTTCCGTCGAGCCCTGACCGAGGAGGAGACCGATCTCTACGTAGAACTCGCGGGGAACGCCGCCAACGAGTTAGAAGACTTTTATGCAGGCCTTGAGATCGCGCTGGAGGGCCTGCTGATCAGCCCCGAGGGTCTCTTTGTGGTGGAGCAGGTGGAGCCCGATCCGGACAACCCGGGGCAGCTGCGACTCGATGCTTATTCTCTCGCATCGAGGTTGAGTTTCTTCCTCTGGAACGCAGGTCCTGACGACGAGTTACTGACGGCAGCGGAGAGCGGAGAGTTGCAATCCGAGGGGGGCATCGAGCGGGCCGTGGAGCGCATGCTGGCCAGCCCCCGTCTGACGGGAGGCATGCGGGCATTCTTTGACGATATGTTTGCCTTCGAAGAGGTGAAAACCCTCGCCAAGGATTCCACCATCTATCCTGAATTCACCGGTGTCACCGCCGAAGATGCGCGGGAGCAGACCCTGCGAACTGTCATCGATCATCTGTTGGTAAAGGAAGATGACTATCGCGATCTGTTCACGACGCGATCCTCCTTTATGTCGCCGGCCCTTGGGATTATCTACGGCGTGCCCGCGCAGCCAGGCTGGGCGCCTCACACGTTTCCCGAGGACAGTCCTCGCGGCGGTTTGCTCACCCAGGTCAGCTTTCTGTCTCTTCACGCCCATCCCGGCCGCAGCTCCGTTACCTTGCGTGGCCAGGCCCTGCGCGAACTCTTTTTGTGTCAGACAGTACCTGAGCCTCCGCCGGGAATCGATTTTTCCGTGGTGTCCAACCCCAATTCCCATTACCCCACCCAGCGGGAACGTGTGGCGGCTCACCTCGAAACACCTTCCTGCGCCGGTTGCCACCGCATCACCGACCCTATTGGCCTGTCCCTGGAGCAGTTTGACGGTGCGGGCGGGTTTCGCCTGACGGAAAACGGCGCCACCATCGATGCCAGTGGCGGTCTCGACGGATTCGAGTTTGATGGCGCCATCGGACTGGGGCAGGCGCTCCGGGAGAACCCTGAATTGCCGCGTTGTCTGGTGCAGCGCGTCTACAGCTACGGCACCGGTGGCCCACCCGAGTTGGAAGCGCGCGCGGTGATGGATTACTTCAACGAAGAATTTGCCCAGCAGGGTTATCGGCTGCGGGATCTGTTGCGAACCGTCGCGCTGAGTAATGCATTTTCGCGCGTGCAAAATGACCCAAGAGTAGAAAGTGCAGAAAGTGTAGAAAGTGCAGAAAGTGCAGAAAGTATTGCCGGCGCGGATGATGGCGAGGCCGCCACAGCA
- a CDS encoding S41 family peptidase: MALLTLSACGGGGGGAGSDGESGSNNPETVPPTVTQSCGVESQKDFVLSVARDWYLWYDELASVSQSEFASAGEYLNALTAPLAEDFRDPGFSYLTTVAEDEANFSSGAFVGFGFRFAINDAGQYLVSDAFEGAPAAEAGFVRGAEFLAVDAGDGFVTLREFEDQGAGLDDIFGGSVAGLERSFRLRIDGSIVEVTAAKRELDVPPLATAPRILERPGLPPVAYLHLRSFTLSAEPALDEAFTAISNQGITDFIVDLRYNSGGLVNVAARFMDLLGGEIANGEIAFSISHNDKRTAENESFAFNARPPSAAPLRIAFITSETTASASELLINSLEPYVEVVLIGSDTSGKAVGQYAFDQRGCDTRLRLVSFESVNGEGFGGFYTGLVDTGRFTLCAVEDPFTGAFGTTEDALTEGALAWLNEGSCPASVGISSAGRRTLRRGSSPIGAEDRPDRRSTWLQ, from the coding sequence TTGGCACTTTTGACCCTCAGCGCCTGCGGTGGCGGCGGGGGTGGTGCCGGTAGCGACGGAGAAAGCGGCAGCAATAACCCTGAGACCGTGCCACCGACGGTAACCCAAAGCTGTGGCGTAGAGTCCCAAAAGGATTTTGTGCTCTCCGTCGCCCGGGACTGGTATCTCTGGTACGACGAGCTGGCGAGCGTATCCCAGTCCGAATTTGCCAGCGCCGGCGAGTATCTGAACGCCCTGACAGCACCCCTGGCAGAAGACTTTCGCGATCCCGGTTTTTCGTACCTCACCACGGTGGCGGAGGACGAGGCTAACTTTAGCAGCGGTGCCTTTGTGGGCTTTGGTTTTCGCTTTGCCATTAATGATGCAGGGCAGTACCTCGTCAGTGATGCTTTTGAGGGTGCGCCTGCGGCCGAGGCAGGATTCGTCCGCGGTGCTGAGTTCCTCGCCGTGGATGCCGGCGATGGTTTCGTCACTTTGCGGGAATTTGAAGATCAGGGAGCGGGCCTGGACGACATATTCGGCGGCTCTGTTGCGGGTTTGGAACGCAGCTTCCGACTGCGAATTGACGGCAGTATTGTTGAAGTCACCGCAGCTAAACGGGAGCTGGATGTGCCGCCCCTCGCCACGGCACCGCGCATCCTTGAGCGACCCGGCCTACCGCCCGTTGCCTATCTGCATTTGCGCAGCTTTACCCTGTCTGCAGAACCCGCCCTCGATGAGGCGTTTACGGCCATCAGCAACCAGGGAATCACCGACTTTATTGTGGACCTTCGCTACAACAGCGGTGGACTCGTGAATGTGGCAGCCCGATTTATGGATCTCCTGGGCGGTGAGATCGCAAACGGCGAAATCGCTTTCAGTATCAGCCACAACGACAAACGCACCGCAGAAAACGAAAGCTTCGCGTTTAACGCTCGGCCTCCGTCAGCCGCCCCCCTGCGCATCGCGTTTATCACCAGTGAGACCACAGCGTCCGCCAGCGAGTTGCTGATCAACAGCCTGGAACCTTACGTAGAAGTCGTGCTCATCGGCAGCGATACCTCGGGCAAGGCCGTCGGTCAGTACGCCTTTGATCAGCGGGGCTGCGATACACGCCTGCGTCTTGTGTCCTTTGAAAGCGTCAATGGGGAGGGTTTTGGGGGGTTTTATACCGGCCTCGTGGATACGGGACGTTTTACCCTCTGCGCGGTGGAAGACCCATTCACCGGCGCTTTTGGCACCACCGAAGACGCGCTTACGGAGGGTGCCCTCGCCTGGCTCAACGAAGGCAGTTGCCCCGCGAGCGTCGGAATCAGTTCTGCCGGAAGGCGGACCTTGCGCCGGGGCTCATCCCCGATTGGCGCAGAAGATCGACCGGACCGACGTTCCACCTGGTTACAGTAA
- a CDS encoding DUF302 domain-containing protein produces the protein MTKHLLFGILLSLVIPFVNSAEGLLTESSNYSVSETVDRLEALLKAKGFRIFARVDHGAGAQSVDLELLPTELLIFGKPQGGTLLMQARRTVGIDLPLKFLVWEDDKGEVRIGWNDTAWMAERHDIDEGVPVLKNVAKALENFARQAGH, from the coding sequence ATGACTAAACACTTGTTGTTCGGGATCCTGCTATCGCTGGTGATTCCTTTCGTAAACTCCGCGGAGGGTTTGCTCACGGAATCAAGCAACTATTCTGTTTCAGAGACCGTGGACCGGCTGGAAGCGTTATTGAAGGCCAAGGGCTTTCGCATCTTTGCCCGCGTTGATCACGGTGCCGGCGCCCAGAGCGTGGACCTGGAACTACTTCCCACGGAGCTCCTGATCTTTGGTAAGCCCCAGGGCGGCACGCTGCTCATGCAGGCCCGGAGAACCGTGGGCATCGATCTCCCCCTGAAGTTTCTGGTCTGGGAAGACGATAAAGGCGAAGTGAGGATCGGGTGGAACGATACCGCCTGGATGGCGGAGCGCCATGACATCGACGAGGGTGTGCCGGTGTTAAAAAACGTTGCCAAAGCGTTGGAGAATTTTGCCCGGCAGGCCGGTCACTGA
- the rarD gene encoding EamA family transporter RarD, whose translation MKPEEQQAAELRSGIFFGLAAYGLWGVFPIYFKLLETVTPTEILLHRIVWAVPFGALIITLRRQWTDVANAFRDPRVIAWLALSALCISGNWFVYIWGVVNERIFEASLGYYINPLMYVAVGVLFFGERLRRAQLLAVALATIGVLVLSVQGSGLPWVSLSLAALFTAYGIIRKRVAIAAMPGLFAETALLFPLAGAGLLWLMLSHRAEFAAADGSTNMLLLLSGPITVFPLLFFAVAARRLTLTTVGFMQFLAPTMQFFIAMYFGEPFTTPRMICFALIWAAVIVFSVDALHTSRKRPPIRPGAG comes from the coding sequence GTGAAGCCCGAAGAGCAGCAGGCGGCGGAGCTCCGCAGCGGAATTTTTTTTGGTCTGGCCGCCTATGGCCTGTGGGGCGTTTTCCCCATCTACTTCAAACTCCTCGAAACAGTCACACCCACAGAGATACTCCTGCATCGCATCGTCTGGGCCGTGCCTTTCGGCGCCCTGATCATCACCCTGCGCAGGCAGTGGACCGACGTTGCGAACGCGTTCCGGGATCCGCGAGTGATTGCCTGGCTGGCACTCTCTGCCCTGTGTATCTCGGGCAACTGGTTCGTCTACATCTGGGGGGTTGTTAACGAGCGCATCTTTGAGGCCAGCCTTGGCTATTACATTAACCCGCTGATGTACGTGGCCGTAGGGGTACTGTTTTTTGGTGAGCGATTGCGACGGGCGCAGTTGCTGGCCGTGGCCCTTGCCACTATTGGTGTGCTGGTGTTGTCCGTACAGGGGAGTGGTCTTCCCTGGGTGTCTCTATCCCTTGCGGCACTTTTTACCGCCTATGGCATTATCCGCAAACGCGTCGCCATTGCGGCGATGCCGGGTCTATTTGCTGAGACTGCACTGTTGTTCCCCCTGGCCGGGGCGGGCTTGCTATGGCTGATGTTGAGCCACCGGGCAGAATTTGCCGCCGCCGATGGCTCCACAAACATGCTGTTGCTCCTGTCGGGGCCGATCACGGTATTTCCCCTGCTGTTCTTTGCCGTTGCCGCACGCCGACTGACGCTCACCACCGTCGGCTTTATGCAGTTTCTTGCACCGACGATGCAGTTTTTTATTGCCATGTATTTCGGAGAGCCGTTTACGACGCCGCGCATGATCTGTTTTGCCTTGATCTGGGCGGCGGTTATCGTCTTTAGCGTGGATGCTCTGCACACATCACGCAAGAGACCACCGATACGCCCGGGAGCGGGCTGA
- a CDS encoding GAF domain-containing protein: METPDTPANEFERLFALHRAHLLDTAPDRRFDDITDRAQRSFAVQTVLVSLVDENRQWFLSRQGLEATETERCISFCGHAILSDEMLLVPDTHRDPRFRDNPLVTGDPFIRFYAGQPVREPTGFRVGTLCLIDPKPRTLSSQEQELLASLAAEVESVIALRQQE, translated from the coding sequence ATGGAGACTCCTGACACACCCGCCAACGAATTCGAACGTCTTTTTGCGCTCCACCGAGCGCATCTTCTGGACACAGCGCCGGACAGGCGCTTCGACGACATCACAGATCGCGCCCAGCGCAGTTTTGCCGTGCAAACGGTGCTGGTAAGCCTGGTCGATGAGAATCGCCAGTGGTTTTTGTCACGCCAGGGCCTGGAAGCCACGGAGACCGAACGATGTATCTCCTTTTGCGGGCACGCGATTCTTAGCGATGAAATGCTTCTGGTTCCTGACACCCACAGGGACCCGCGCTTCCGTGACAACCCTCTGGTCACGGGCGACCCTTTTATTCGCTTTTACGCCGGCCAGCCCGTTCGCGAGCCCACGGGGTTCCGCGTCGGCACGCTGTGCCTCATTGATCCCAAGCCGCGCACGCTGTCATCGCAGGAACAGGAACTGCTGGCTTCCCTGGCCGCTGAGGTGGAGAGTGTGATCGCGCTGCGGCAGCAGGAATAG
- a CDS encoding MBL fold metallo-hydrolase, which produces MKRLLSIVAISALVLGGLFFIAVKTVPGQNFLLNRAATAIAAQQDVTGEGLRVFVCGSAAPIPTPGRAQACVAVLTPEHFFVIDAGAGSANNLGLAGLPVDRLDGVLLTHFHSDHIADLPTLNVQAWATGHEGPLKVYGPPGVQQVVDGYNMALAQDRVYRSEHHGVSFMPPEYGVMEPVEHAKEARLEFGELTITAFEADHSPIDPAVSYRFDYQGRSVVITGDTIVTDRLRTMVDDADLLLTDALSLPIVETIKKGAEGGGRDRLAHILGDIQDYHAHTEHVIELTKNTGVKMTALYHLVPGPRNKVMENVFKRGFTDNMVLTHDGMWFELPADSDTIDVVD; this is translated from the coding sequence ATGAAACGCTTACTCAGTATCGTTGCCATTTCGGCGCTCGTCCTCGGCGGTCTGTTCTTTATTGCGGTCAAGACTGTCCCCGGCCAGAACTTTCTTCTGAACCGGGCGGCCACTGCCATCGCGGCGCAGCAGGACGTTACCGGAGAGGGCCTGCGCGTGTTTGTCTGCGGCAGTGCGGCGCCTATACCGACGCCGGGGCGTGCCCAGGCCTGCGTAGCGGTGCTGACACCGGAGCATTTTTTCGTAATCGATGCCGGTGCCGGATCCGCCAACAACCTGGGGCTCGCCGGCCTACCCGTAGACCGACTGGATGGCGTGCTGCTGACGCACTTTCACTCCGATCACATCGCCGACCTGCCGACCCTTAATGTGCAGGCCTGGGCCACGGGCCACGAAGGGCCCCTGAAGGTCTACGGCCCGCCGGGAGTACAGCAGGTGGTTGATGGTTACAACATGGCTCTCGCCCAGGACCGTGTTTATCGCAGCGAACATCACGGCGTCAGCTTTATGCCGCCGGAATATGGCGTTATGGAGCCCGTAGAGCATGCCAAAGAAGCAAGGCTCGAATTCGGCGAGCTGACCATCACGGCCTTCGAGGCCGATCACAGTCCCATAGATCCCGCAGTCAGCTATCGCTTTGACTATCAGGGTCGCTCCGTGGTCATCACTGGTGACACCATCGTGACGGATCGTTTACGAACCATGGTGGACGATGCAGACCTGCTCCTCACCGACGCCCTCTCCCTGCCTATCGTCGAAACCATCAAGAAAGGCGCTGAAGGAGGCGGACGCGATCGCCTGGCCCACATTCTTGGGGATATTCAGGACTACCACGCCCACACGGAACACGTTATCGAACTGACAAAAAATACCGGGGTAAAAATGACGGCGCTCTATCACCTGGTACCGGGACCTCGAAACAAGGTCATGGAGAATGTTTTCAAGCGCGGCTTTACCGACAACATGGTACTGACTCACGACGGCATGTGGTTTGAGTTACCCGCGGACTCAGACACCATCGACGTCGTTGACTGA
- a CDS encoding M20/M25/M40 family metallo-hydrolase, producing the protein MNSGTIKNNGIRNGFMGAVFKHKIKLSAALLLAGLSSAGHSQDIQSEHAQKTLDIYRTIVEVDTSKTKGNTLGVAQYLADELLAAGFADDDVRVIPKDDFGILIATYRGDGSAGKKPILLLGHMDVVEALEKDWVRPPFKLTRDDVNFYARGTIDNKFGVAQLTGTMIRLKKEGFVPDRDLILAFSGDEESGMLTTRMMAYEMPELVEAEFALNSDSGGGSLTADGRAIDYSLQAAEKTFATWEITVRNPGGHSSRPRDDNAIYELASGIKAIEAHRFPVMWSEMTLSYFQQVGEKLGGELGDAMVRFAYDPEDEEAAARLRTEPSYVGTTRTTCVVTMLEAGHAENALPQSATATVNCRIFPGVAVADIEAELRAVVDNPEAEFKLLGDPTESPISEIRADVLSAVSKAVHSRYPGLDLIAYMSSGGTDGMHFRKAGVPTFGVGGIFMNPDEKFAHGLNERVPIKAFYDALDHWSIIIRDLTGK; encoded by the coding sequence ATGAACAGCGGCACCATTAAAAACAACGGCATTAGGAATGGTTTTATGGGGGCCGTGTTTAAGCACAAAATCAAACTATCCGCAGCGCTGCTTTTAGCCGGTCTTTCGAGTGCTGGGCATAGCCAGGACATTCAGAGCGAGCATGCGCAAAAGACCCTGGACATCTACCGGACCATCGTCGAAGTCGACACCTCCAAGACCAAGGGCAATACCCTCGGCGTCGCGCAGTATCTTGCGGATGAGCTTTTAGCCGCGGGTTTTGCAGACGACGATGTCCGCGTCATCCCCAAGGATGATTTCGGTATTCTCATCGCCACCTATCGTGGGGATGGCAGCGCCGGCAAAAAGCCCATCCTCCTCCTGGGTCATATGGATGTGGTGGAGGCTCTGGAAAAGGACTGGGTACGCCCTCCCTTCAAGCTCACCCGGGATGACGTCAATTTTTACGCCCGGGGCACCATCGATAACAAGTTTGGCGTCGCACAACTCACGGGCACTATGATTCGGCTTAAAAAAGAGGGCTTTGTCCCCGACCGGGATCTCATCCTGGCGTTTTCCGGCGATGAAGAAAGCGGCATGCTCACCACGCGCATGATGGCCTACGAGATGCCGGAACTCGTGGAAGCGGAATTCGCACTCAACTCCGATTCCGGCGGCGGCAGTCTCACGGCCGATGGTCGGGCCATTGACTACAGCCTCCAGGCAGCGGAAAAAACCTTTGCCACCTGGGAAATCACCGTACGCAATCCCGGAGGGCACAGCAGCCGGCCCCGGGATGACAACGCCATCTACGAACTTGCCAGCGGTATCAAGGCCATCGAGGCCCACCGGTTCCCCGTGATGTGGAGCGAGATGACGCTCTCCTATTTTCAGCAGGTAGGCGAAAAACTGGGAGGCGAGCTTGGCGATGCCATGGTGCGCTTTGCCTACGACCCCGAAGACGAAGAGGCGGCAGCGCGATTGCGCACCGAGCCCTCCTACGTAGGCACAACCCGAACCACCTGTGTGGTCACCATGCTTGAAGCGGGTCACGCGGAGAACGCCCTACCCCAGTCGGCGACCGCTACCGTCAATTGCCGAATCTTCCCCGGTGTTGCCGTGGCGGACATCGAAGCTGAACTCCGGGCCGTCGTGGATAATCCCGAGGCAGAGTTCAAGCTTCTGGGAGATCCCACGGAGAGCCCCATTTCGGAAATCCGCGCAGATGTGCTGTCCGCGGTAAGCAAGGCGGTGCACAGTCGCTATCCGGGACTCGATCTCATTGCCTATATGTCCTCCGGCGGCACTGACGGCATGCATTTTCGCAAAGCGGGTGTTCCCACCTTTGGCGTGGGTGGTATTTTCATGAATCCCGATGAGAAGTTCGCTCACGGACTTAACGAGCGCGTGCCCATCAAAGCGTTCTACGATGCCCTGGATCACTGGTCGATCATCATCCGGGATCTGACAGGAAAATAA
- a CDS encoding phospholipase D-like domain-containing protein produces MLEDSPIELRWFRPMSSFRPWRIDKRTHRKVLCIDHEVAFTGGVGIADEWTGNAENPGEWRETHFSLEGPAVAGLYAAFLDNWNEAGDWEIEHPKAQFRSWDDGLAVQVVKSNSTVDWTKAASLLRALVCVAQEQILIASPYFVPDATLVGLLRDAAQRGVDVQIMLPGAHSDSQLSQLAGYPSVECLLDAGVKIFRYNRTLPHLKVMIIDRAVVSSGSANFNHRSLGKDEECNVNILSRELAKTLAGHFDADLKHAEAIDPQRWAARPASLKLRENLARLVREQL; encoded by the coding sequence ATGCTGGAGGATTCGCCCATAGAGCTGCGCTGGTTTCGACCCATGAGCAGCTTTCGCCCCTGGCGCATCGACAAACGCACCCACAGAAAGGTCCTCTGCATCGATCATGAGGTCGCCTTTACGGGCGGTGTCGGCATTGCCGATGAGTGGACGGGCAACGCAGAAAACCCCGGGGAATGGCGTGAAACGCATTTTTCCCTCGAGGGGCCCGCTGTGGCCGGTCTCTATGCGGCCTTCCTCGACAACTGGAACGAGGCCGGCGACTGGGAAATCGAACACCCGAAAGCTCAGTTCAGGTCTTGGGATGACGGACTCGCTGTGCAGGTCGTAAAGTCCAACTCGACGGTGGACTGGACCAAGGCGGCAAGCCTCCTGCGTGCCCTGGTCTGCGTGGCCCAGGAGCAGATACTCATCGCATCCCCGTACTTTGTGCCCGACGCTACTCTGGTTGGGCTCCTGAGGGATGCGGCGCAGCGCGGCGTGGATGTGCAGATTATGCTGCCCGGGGCGCATTCGGACTCGCAGCTATCGCAGCTTGCCGGCTACCCCAGTGTGGAGTGCTTGCTGGATGCCGGTGTAAAAATCTTTCGCTACAACCGCACGCTCCCTCATCTCAAGGTCATGATTATCGATCGCGCGGTTGTGAGTTCGGGCTCGGCGAACTTTAATCACCGGTCTCTGGGAAAAGACGAGGAGTGTAATGTGAATATTCTCTCCCGTGAGCTCGCCAAAACCCTTGCCGGGCATTTTGATGCGGATCTCAAGCATGCTGAAGCAATCGACCCCCAACGTTGGGCTGCGCGACCGGCGTCGCTCAAACTAAGGGAAAACCTGGCGCGCCTTGTCAGGGAGCAGTTGTAG